A single genomic interval of Amblyraja radiata isolate CabotCenter1 chromosome 33, sAmbRad1.1.pri, whole genome shotgun sequence harbors:
- the LOC116991169 gene encoding apolipoprotein A-IV-like, whose product MGVQGVVDSAYSIADIVLAASGTTSRATSRATALPVCGRGHMHCRAEYNRDQVHEAFWHYINQLAEEARDGVELIQSSEVSQQLNHLIEENLQNVNNYAEDLRQKLTPLTDGLREKMTVDIDSLHQQIREQLEDLKVKLSPFADEVHQKISNNIEEFHQRLTPYTEELGQQLKKNVEELRQRLTPFTEELQAKLEVSAENLKEVLTPYAEELQMKIDENMDNIKQNVAAKAEEFRSRFDENVQELRSSLVPYTEDVQLKMNQQIAEMTQRVVPYAEMLQTKVNEHVEDLNQKLNPYIAELKVKLNETVGSMDQNLAPYIENLNTNINQRIEEFHQNVAPYTEQLNKIISQNVREMQERLALNGGNVQQELQTKLTTVWDDFWQNLKN is encoded by the exons ATGGGGGTGCagggagtggtggactcagcctatTCCATTGCAGACATTGTACTAGCAGCCAGTGGCACAACTAGCAGAGCTACtagcagagctactgccttacctgTATGCGGCAGGGGCCACATGC ACTGTCGTGCTGAGTACAACAGAGATCAGGTTCATGAAGCCTTCTGGCATTACATCAACCAATTGGCCGAGGAAGCCAGGGATGGTGTAGAACTGATTCAAAGCTCAGAAGTCAGCCAGCAACTCAA TCATCTTATCGAGGAGAATCTGCAGAATGTCAATAACTATGCTGAGGATCTCCGACAGAAATTGACTCCTTTGACAGATGGTCTTCGTGAGAAGATGACAGTAGACATTGACAGCCTTCACCAGCAGATAAGAGAACAGCTGGAAGACCTGAAAGTCAAACTTTCTCCCTTTGCTGATGAAGTCCATCAGAAGATTAGCAATAACATTGAAGAATTTCATCAGAGGTTGACACCTTACACTGAAGAACTTGGCCAACAGCTGAAGAAGAACGTGGAGGAACTTAGGCAGAGGTTGACTCCCTTCACTGAAGAGCTTCAGGCCAAACTGGAAGTGAGCGCAGAGAACCTGAAGGAAGTCCTGACTCCCTACGCTGAAGAGCTCCAGATGAAGATCGATGAAAATATGGACAACATCAAGCAGAATGTGGCTGCCAAAGCTGAAGAGTTTCGCTCCAGGTTTGATGAGAATGTCCAGGAGCTGCGCAGTAGCTTGGTTCCCTACACCGAAGATGTCCAGCTGAAGATGAACCAACAGATTGCAGAAATGACCCAGAGGGTGGTGCCGTATGCCGAGATGCTCCAGACAAAGGTCAACGAACACGTGGAAGATCTGAACCAGAAGCTGAACCCTTACATCGCCGAACTGAAGGTAAAACTTAACGAGACCGTGGGAAGCATGGACCAGAACCTGGCCCCATACATCGAAAATCTCAACACCAACATCAACCAGAGAATCGAGGAGTTCCATCAGAATGTGGCCCCCTACACTGAGCAGCTGAACAAGATCATCAGTCAGAATGTGAGGGAGATGCAAGAGAGACTTGCCCTGAATGGAGGCAACGTTCAGCAGGAACTTCAGACCAAGCTCACAACTGTATGGGACGACTTCTGGCAGAATCTGAAGAACTAA
- the LOC116991170 gene encoding apolipoprotein A-IV-like, giving the protein MFPKTILLLVAAVLVQDCRAEYNRDQVHEAFWHYINQLAEEARDGVELIQSSEVSQKLNHLIEENLQNVNNYAEDLRQKLTPLTDGLREKMTVDIDSLHQQIREQLEDLKVKLSPFADEVHQKISNNIEEFHQRLTPYTEELGQQLKKNVEELRQRLTPFTEELQAKLEVSAENLKEVLTPYAEELQMKIDENMDNIKQNVAAKAEEFRSRFDENVQELRSSLVPYTEDVQLKMNQQIAEMTQRVVPYAEMLQTKVNEHVEDLNQKLNPYIAELKVKLNETVGSMDQNLAPYIENLNTNINQRIEEFHQNVAPYTEQLNKIISQNVKEMQERLALSGGNVQQELQTKLTTVWDDFWQNLKN; this is encoded by the exons ATGTTTCCCAAGACAATCCTCCTGCTTGTTGCCGCAGTCTTGGTCCAAG ACTGTCGTGCTGAGTACAACAGAGATCAGGTTCATGAAGCCTTCTGGCATTACATCAACCAATTGGCCGAGGAAGCCAGGGATGGTGTAGAACTGATTCAAAGCTCAGAAGTCAGCCAGAAACTCAA TCATCTTATCGAGGAGAATCTGCAGAATGTCAATAACTATGCTGAGGATCTCCGACAGAAATTGACTCCTTTGACAGATGGTCTTCGTGAGAAGATGACAGTAGACATTGACAGCCTTCACCAGCAGATAAGAGAACAGCTGGAAGACCTGAAAGTCAAACTTTCTCCCTTTGCTGATGAAGTCCATCAGAAGATTAGCAATAACATTGAAGAATTTCATCAGAGGTTGACACCTTACACTGAAGAACTTGGCCAACAGCTGAAGAAGAACGTGGAGGAACTTAGGCAGAGGTTGACTCCCTTCACTGAAGAGCTTCAGGCCAAACTGGAAGTGAGCGCAGAGAACCTGAAGGAAGTCCTGACTCCCTACGCTGAAGAGCTCCAGATGAAGATCGATGAAAATATGGACAACATCAAGCAGAATGTGGCTGCCAAAGCTGAAGAGTTTCGCTCCAGGTTTGATGAGAATGTCCAGGAGCTGCGCAGTAGCTTGGTTCCCTACACCGAAGATGTCCAGCTGAAGATGAACCAACAGATTGCAGAAATGACCCAGAGGGTGGTGCCGTATGCCGAGATGCTCCAGACAAAGGTCAACGAACACGTGGAAGATCTGAACCAGAAGCTGAACCCTTACATCGCCGAACTGAAGGTAAAACTTAACGAGACCGTGGGAAGCATGGACCAGAACCTGGCCCCATACATCGAAAATCTCAACACCAACATCAACCAGAGAATCGAGGAGTTCCATCAGAATGTGGCCCCCTACACTGAGCAGCTGAACAAGATCATCAGTCAGAATGTGAAGGAGATGCAAGAGAGACTTGCTCTGAGTGGAGGCAACGTTCAGCAGGAACTTCAGACAAAGCTCACAACTGTATGGGACGACTTCTGGCAGAATCTGAAGAACTAA